From Bacillus sp. FSL K6-3431, the proteins below share one genomic window:
- a CDS encoding MalY/PatB family protein, whose protein sequence is MKQGFDEVINRRGTFCTQWDYIEDRFGEKDLLPFSISDTDFLSPKEILQTLENRLQHGIFGYTRWNHEQFKESISNWYERRYSSTIKEEWIVYSPSVIYSISKMMEILTDEADHIVMQTPAYDAFYKTITDNKRTILPNELIYHEGRYSIDFIDLEEKLAHTKTKVLLLCSPHNPTGRVWKKEELERIVHLCNQYDVYIISDEIHMDIIHEGNTHIPITDVAVDLNKVCICTSASKTFNTPGLGGSYSLIPNKKLRDAFLIALKNKDGLSSASVFGTLATITAYNECADWVDELVEYIEDNLRTIQSYLKKHLPKLQLTMPESTYLAWIDVSQLPYSSEQLQHALVHHGKVAIMSGETYGEAGTSFIRMNVGCPKSKVLEGLQRLKKGIEYLEEQENRI, encoded by the coding sequence ATGAAGCAAGGCTTTGATGAAGTAATAAATCGCAGGGGAACATTTTGTACCCAATGGGATTATATTGAAGATCGATTTGGGGAGAAAGATCTTCTCCCTTTCTCTATTTCGGATACGGACTTTCTGTCCCCAAAAGAGATCTTACAAACACTAGAAAATCGACTACAGCATGGCATTTTTGGCTATACACGTTGGAACCATGAGCAATTTAAAGAATCTATTAGCAACTGGTATGAAAGACGTTATTCTTCGACAATAAAAGAAGAATGGATCGTTTATAGTCCTTCTGTCATTTACTCGATCTCAAAGATGATGGAAATACTGACAGATGAAGCAGATCATATTGTCATGCAAACTCCAGCATACGATGCTTTTTATAAAACGATCACAGATAATAAGCGAACAATCTTGCCAAATGAATTAATATATCATGAAGGAAGATACTCGATTGATTTTATTGATTTAGAAGAAAAATTAGCGCATACAAAAACGAAAGTCCTGCTTCTATGTAGCCCACACAATCCTACAGGACGCGTGTGGAAAAAGGAGGAACTAGAGAGAATAGTTCACCTTTGCAATCAATACGATGTCTATATTATTTCCGACGAGATTCATATGGATATCATTCATGAAGGGAATACACATATCCCGATCACAGATGTTGCTGTTGACCTAAATAAAGTGTGCATTTGTACCTCTGCTAGCAAAACATTTAATACTCCTGGCTTAGGCGGATCCTATTCTCTCATTCCTAATAAAAAGCTAAGGGATGCATTTCTTATCGCTCTGAAAAATAAAGATGGATTATCAAGTGCAAGCGTGTTTGGCACATTAGCAACAATTACTGCTTATAATGAATGTGCCGATTGGGTAGACGAATTAGTTGAATATATAGAAGACAATCTACGCACTATACAGTCTTATCTAAAGAAACACTTACCAAAGCTCCAGTTAACTATGCCTGAATCTACTTATCTTGCCTGGATTGATGTATCACAGCTTCCTTATTCAAGTGAGCAGTTACAGCATGCACTCGTCCACCACGGAAAAGTAGCGATCATGTCGGGAGAAACATACGGTGAAGCGGGAACAAGCTTTATTAGAATGAATGTAGGTTGTCCTAAATCCAAGGTATTAGAAGGACTTCAGCGATTGAAAAAGGGAATTGAGTATTTAGAGGAGCAAGAGAACCGTATTTAA
- a CDS encoding YxcD family protein, with protein MEKLIIPEQDIINAVCVYISRKKQVKPEEVEVELMHDDDYGFSAETFVDGRKQILITVNLIEALRLWLDEFLNRDPYAGIDLQLDEEEGIIAVIN; from the coding sequence ATGGAGAAGCTAATCATTCCCGAACAAGATATTATTAATGCCGTTTGCGTTTATATTTCCCGCAAAAAGCAAGTAAAACCTGAAGAGGTTGAGGTAGAACTCATGCATGATGATGATTACGGCTTTTCTGCAGAGACATTTGTAGATGGACGAAAGCAAATCCTCATTACTGTAAACTTAATTGAAGCCTTGCGCTTATGGCTTGATGAATTTTTGAATAGAGACCCTTACGCTGGAATAGACCTACAGCTTGATGAAGAAGAAGGTATTATTGCTGTAATTAATTAA
- a CDS encoding uracil/xanthine transporter — MNTNIKPLRTSVTLLAGFQWLFFMFANTVVIPISVGGAFQLEQVEIISAIQRSFILTGIACLLQGVLGHRLALMEGQSGLWWGVILSLAATASTMNLELTTIGGSIAVGAIISGVLVATFGLLGMGELLKKWFTPVVMFVFLLLLANQLISIFLKGMLGLNTGDSIDIKVACFSFILAAFTIIIHVKGKGIISSLNLLIGMVIGWIAAALLFPGETTETIRTTPFLTWFPWGEPTLEWGIVITVVITGLLNTTNTVATLKGAEDIFEKETTPKQYRTSFFITGTFNTLAGIFGLVPYAPYASSLGFLQSTGIKERAPFFVGSVLFIFLGLAAQLSTFFSTIPNSVGNTVLFVAYLQLFRSALRNIEGLTFDPKTIYRVALPSLLGLSIMTFPPAAFTTLPDLVRPLLSNGMLIGIISALIMESFHYLGRNSTHKINKSTYL; from the coding sequence ATGAATACAAATATAAAACCATTACGTACGTCTGTTACGTTATTAGCAGGATTTCAATGGCTGTTTTTTATGTTTGCTAATACGGTCGTCATTCCGATTTCGGTTGGTGGCGCTTTTCAGTTGGAACAAGTAGAAATTATCTCTGCCATTCAACGTTCCTTCATTCTTACGGGGATTGCTTGTCTACTACAAGGAGTCCTGGGGCATCGTTTGGCGTTAATGGAGGGTCAATCAGGACTTTGGTGGGGTGTTATTTTAAGCTTGGCTGCTACAGCTAGTACGATGAATCTTGAACTGACGACAATCGGTGGAAGTATCGCTGTAGGCGCAATTATTTCTGGAGTTCTTGTCGCTACCTTTGGCCTTTTAGGAATGGGCGAGCTTTTAAAAAAGTGGTTTACACCTGTTGTCATGTTCGTCTTTCTTCTATTATTGGCGAACCAGCTCATCTCTATTTTTCTTAAAGGAATGCTCGGTCTCAATACAGGTGATTCCATTGATATAAAAGTGGCCTGTTTTTCATTCATACTTGCAGCGTTTACGATCATTATCCATGTGAAAGGGAAAGGGATTATTAGCAGCTTAAATCTACTTATCGGGATGGTTATCGGGTGGATTGCTGCTGCACTGCTATTCCCTGGAGAAACGACGGAAACAATCCGAACAACTCCTTTTCTCACATGGTTTCCTTGGGGGGAACCAACTCTTGAATGGGGCATTGTCATTACCGTCGTCATTACCGGACTATTAAATACGACTAATACGGTAGCGACCTTAAAAGGGGCGGAAGATATTTTTGAAAAAGAGACTACTCCCAAACAATATCGGACTTCCTTCTTCATAACAGGAACCTTCAACACATTGGCTGGGATTTTCGGCCTTGTTCCTTATGCACCATACGCTTCCTCATTAGGATTTTTGCAATCCACAGGGATTAAGGAGCGTGCGCCATTTTTTGTCGGATCAGTGCTATTCATTTTCCTAGGATTGGCTGCGCAACTAAGCACCTTCTTTTCAACGATTCCTAATAGTGTTGGGAACACGGTCCTATTTGTCGCCTATTTGCAATTATTCCGTTCAGCGCTAAGAAACATTGAAGGTCTAACCTTCGATCCGAAAACGATTTACCGCGTTGCATTACCATCGCTATTAGGCCTGTCAATCATGACATTTCCTCCAGCCGCCTTCACAACGCTACCGGATCTTGTACGACCACTTCTTTCAAACGGAATGCTCATCGGAATAATATCAGCGCTTATTATGGAGAGCTTCCATTATCTAGGGAGAAATTCCACACATAAAATAAATAAGAGCACCTATCTTTAA
- a CDS encoding pyridoxamine 5'-phosphate oxidase family protein translates to MNAKETALKILEESYIGTMATIQKNKPHTRYMTFFNEEFTLYTATSKKTQKVDELEDNPYTHILIGYEGEGFGDAYLEIEGIVRISDDDRLKEKTWNEHMKPWFSGPDDPDLVILKIKPDTIRLMNKKGEEPQTIEL, encoded by the coding sequence ATGAATGCAAAAGAAACGGCACTAAAAATCCTTGAAGAAAGCTATATCGGTACGATGGCGACGATTCAGAAGAACAAACCTCATACTCGGTACATGACGTTTTTCAATGAGGAATTTACACTCTACACTGCAACTTCAAAAAAGACTCAGAAAGTTGATGAACTTGAAGATAATCCGTATACACATATTCTGATTGGGTACGAGGGAGAGGGCTTTGGAGATGCTTATCTTGAAATCGAAGGGATTGTCCGTATCTCTGATGATGACAGATTAAAGGAGAAAACGTGGAATGAGCACATGAAGCCATGGTTTAGTGGCCCAGATGATCCGGATCTCGTTATATTAAAAATTAAACCGGATACGATTCGTTTGATGAACAAAAAAGGCGAAGAACCACAAACGATTGAATTGTAA
- a CDS encoding lipoprotein, producing the protein MKKIVFTFLTLLLLAGCSYNNSETAQKEDTVKTVDLVTETEKEQEKDGVVSEHDKELSSLEEYEVISEKIDLDAYQAVIEKDNNGNRIILFADKNGHKVYKSIYIKRDNRLKIISLDDDGMIYNEMI; encoded by the coding sequence ATGAAAAAAATAGTATTTACCTTTTTAACTTTATTGCTTCTTGCAGGTTGTTCTTACAATAATAGTGAAACAGCGCAAAAAGAGGACACTGTAAAAACGGTTGACCTTGTCACTGAAACGGAAAAGGAACAAGAAAAAGACGGCGTTGTTTCAGAACATGATAAGGAATTATCAAGCTTAGAGGAATACGAAGTAATTTCAGAAAAGATTGACTTGGATGCCTATCAGGCCGTCATCGAAAAGGACAATAACGGCAATCGCATTATTCTTTTTGCAGATAAAAACGGTCATAAAGTGTATAAAAGTATCTATATTAAAAGGGATAATCGTTTGAAAATCATCTCATTAGATGACGATGGCATGATCTATAACGAGATGATTTAG
- a CDS encoding vWA domain-containing protein — protein sequence MKLTKLFLCIGILIALTACGEKAAEDNKIVPNQPISLDETTEEEMDQKEEDVPDSEKDTGGISNTEKVEVKQLPQTLSELAALPPGHVTYAGILTEEEQKEMDKLTKDLPDISEEPTEQQLDAYYHDLLAVFQQDFHGPEELIAAMKFQSIGSPDIDNPRMQFKENLNVLVLLDASGSMRVDLGGQTQMGAAKMAITNFVKGLPKEANVGLRVYGHKGTGSDSDKALSCSSSDLVYPLAPYDQSAFQDSLDKTQPAGWTPIQLALNEAEKDLAPYKGKENTNIVYLVSDGVSTCDDDPIGAAKSLFNSDITPIVNVIGFNIDHEGQKQLKEVAKATEGTYQDVQNAESLQKELDQASEVAKKWADWKENKSARLEGDRINNWLAIFGYDSHEFRKWVDERQQVGFSLQYLYQTRKLMSRESHDYLRQKNTEYHDWIEEEYTKLKEELHKLNDTKVDEAIQMLEEKYIENTPK from the coding sequence ATGAAACTGACAAAACTTTTTTTATGTATAGGCATTCTTATTGCCCTCACAGCTTGTGGGGAAAAAGCTGCTGAAGATAACAAAATTGTACCAAATCAGCCGATTTCCCTCGATGAAACCACTGAAGAAGAGATGGACCAAAAAGAGGAAGATGTTCCTGATTCTGAAAAAGACACTGGAGGAATTTCAAATACTGAAAAAGTAGAAGTCAAGCAACTTCCGCAAACATTATCTGAATTGGCGGCTCTCCCTCCCGGCCATGTTACGTATGCAGGCATTCTTACGGAGGAAGAACAAAAAGAAATGGATAAGCTAACGAAGGATTTGCCGGATATTTCAGAGGAACCTACAGAGCAACAGCTAGATGCTTATTATCATGATTTATTGGCCGTCTTTCAGCAAGATTTCCATGGACCAGAAGAGCTAATTGCAGCGATGAAGTTTCAATCAATTGGCAGTCCTGATATAGACAATCCGCGCATGCAATTCAAGGAAAATCTTAATGTCCTTGTCCTCCTCGATGCATCAGGAAGTATGAGAGTGGATCTTGGTGGCCAGACGCAGATGGGCGCAGCAAAAATGGCGATTACAAATTTCGTGAAGGGATTGCCGAAAGAAGCAAATGTTGGACTGCGGGTTTACGGACATAAAGGGACAGGTAGTGATTCCGATAAGGCGTTATCTTGTTCCAGCAGTGACTTAGTCTATCCACTAGCCCCTTATGACCAATCTGCATTTCAAGATTCTTTGGATAAAACGCAACCTGCAGGGTGGACTCCTATTCAACTTGCTTTGAATGAGGCTGAGAAAGATTTGGCACCATATAAAGGGAAAGAAAATACGAATATCGTGTACCTTGTAAGTGATGGCGTATCTACATGTGATGATGATCCGATCGGGGCAGCCAAATCACTTTTCAATTCCGATATTACGCCAATTGTAAATGTAATCGGCTTTAATATCGATCATGAAGGACAGAAACAATTGAAAGAAGTAGCCAAAGCAACGGAAGGCACATATCAAGACGTACAAAATGCGGAAAGTCTCCAAAAAGAACTGGATCAAGCGAGCGAGGTCGCCAAAAAGTGGGCAGACTGGAAAGAGAATAAAAGCGCTCGATTAGAAGGTGACCGTATCAATAATTGGCTTGCTATTTTCGGTTACGATTCTCATGAATTTAGAAAATGGGTGGATGAACGCCAACAGGTTGGCTTCTCGTTGCAGTACTTATATCAAACTAGAAAATTAATGTCTCGAGAAAGCCATGATTATTTAAGACAAAAAAATACAGAATACCATGATTGGATAGAAGAAGAATATACAAAATTAAAAGAAGAATTACATAAGCTAAATGACACGAAAGTGGATGAAGCGATACAAATGCTCGAAGAGAAATACATCGAAAATACTCCTAAATAA
- a CDS encoding MFS transporter, protein MSNFFVFLGFQMTLPTIPLFVEKLGGNDQLIGVVVGIFTFSALLFRPYAGHALESKGRRFVFLTGLGIFVLSVGSFGFVKSLLFLFLMRVVQGIGWGFSTTASGTIATDLIPAKRRGEGMGYYGLSGNLALAFGPTLGLALVGVITFPQLFLISSLLGLAALLLSSKIRYKQVEKRTVPLKKWDFYEKSAIQPSLLLFFITVTFGGIAAFLPIYSAQKGITGIHWYFLLYAIALMLSRTFAGKVYDQRGHQAVFIPGALLIIFSMILLAWLPNSMTLYIAAILYGFGFGTVQPALQAWSVKDSPANRRGMANATFFSFFDLGVGIGAILFGQIAYWFGYSMIYSVAAISVLCSILLYLVMLAKMRVRSV, encoded by the coding sequence ATGTCCAATTTTTTTGTTTTTCTTGGCTTTCAAATGACGTTGCCGACCATTCCTTTGTTTGTAGAAAAGCTCGGTGGAAACGATCAGCTTATTGGCGTTGTTGTAGGCATCTTTACCTTTTCTGCACTTCTCTTTCGTCCTTATGCAGGGCATGCTTTAGAATCGAAAGGTAGACGTTTTGTATTCCTGACTGGATTAGGTATTTTTGTTTTATCTGTTGGTTCCTTCGGGTTTGTTAAAAGTTTGCTTTTTTTATTTCTGATGAGAGTTGTACAAGGAATCGGTTGGGGATTTTCAACCACTGCATCTGGGACAATTGCGACTGATTTGATACCTGCAAAAAGACGTGGCGAAGGAATGGGGTATTACGGACTTTCAGGTAATCTGGCGCTAGCATTCGGACCAACTTTAGGTCTTGCTTTAGTTGGTGTTATCACATTTCCGCAATTATTTTTAATTTCTTCCTTGCTTGGATTAGCAGCCTTGTTATTATCCTCCAAAATCCGCTATAAACAAGTGGAGAAGCGAACTGTACCACTTAAAAAGTGGGATTTTTATGAAAAAAGCGCCATTCAACCATCATTGCTTTTATTTTTCATCACTGTTACTTTCGGTGGTATCGCTGCATTTCTACCCATCTATTCAGCTCAAAAAGGGATTACAGGCATTCATTGGTACTTTCTGCTTTATGCCATCGCATTGATGCTCTCACGCACTTTTGCTGGTAAAGTATATGACCAACGGGGACATCAGGCCGTATTCATTCCGGGAGCTCTATTGATTATTTTCTCCATGATCCTGTTAGCATGGTTACCAAACAGCATGACACTGTATATCGCTGCCATTTTGTATGGGTTTGGTTTTGGAACCGTACAGCCCGCATTACAAGCCTGGTCTGTTAAAGATTCCCCCGCCAATCGAAGAGGTATGGCAAACGCAACTTTTTTCTCTTTTTTTGATCTTGGTGTCGGAATAGGTGCGATCCTTTTCGGACAAATCGCTTATTGGTTTGGTTATAGCATGATTTATAGCGTCGCAGCAATATCCGTACTCTGCTCCATCCTTCTTTACTTAGTAATGTTAGCAAAAATGCGAGTGCGCAGTGTTTAG
- the pcp gene encoding pyroglutamyl-peptidase I translates to MKKKVLVTGFDPFGNDTVNPALEAVKQLDGIFIDEVEIVTQEVPTVFHDSINVMIKAIETHQPDVVICVGQAGGRTQVTPERIAINVDDARIPDNKKNQPIDEQIYEDGPAAYWTTLPVKLIVRHMKKAGVPAAVSNTAGTFVCNHLFYGLMHYIQKSAPHIRGGFIHIPYIPEQTLENGAPSLSLDDIVKGLKTAAIVAAYEKEDIQEIGGTTH, encoded by the coding sequence ATGAAAAAAAAGGTGTTAGTGACAGGCTTCGATCCATTTGGCAATGACACGGTAAATCCAGCGTTGGAAGCAGTAAAGCAATTAGATGGTATCTTCATCGATGAGGTAGAAATCGTTACTCAGGAAGTGCCCACCGTCTTTCATGATTCTATTAATGTAATGATAAAAGCAATTGAAACACATCAACCTGACGTTGTTATTTGTGTTGGACAAGCAGGTGGACGGACACAAGTAACCCCTGAGCGGATCGCCATTAATGTAGATGACGCCCGGATTCCAGACAATAAAAAGAACCAGCCGATTGACGAACAAATATATGAGGACGGTCCAGCCGCATATTGGACAACCTTGCCGGTCAAACTGATTGTTCGTCATATGAAAAAGGCTGGAGTGCCCGCAGCTGTTTCCAATACAGCAGGGACCTTTGTTTGTAATCATCTCTTTTATGGATTAATGCATTATATACAAAAATCTGCTCCTCACATACGTGGAGGCTTTATCCATATTCCATATATCCCAGAGCAAACGCTGGAAAATGGTGCTCCTAGTTTAAGCCTTGATGATATTGTAAAAGGATTGAAAACGGCAGCTATCGTAGCAGCGTATGAAAAAGAAGATATTCAAGAAATTGGTGGAACGACACATTAA
- the glsA gene encoding glutaminase A, translated as MACQSSDELEVLVKEARAFTKKGKIADYIPALGKANPNDLSIALYYPDGRCISAGDIEKKITLQSVSKVISLALVLMDRGQDYVFERVGMEPTGDPFNSIIKLETIAPGKPLNPMINAGALVVTHMIKGNSVNERFQRLLSFIREMTNDSTISYNEEVARSEFETAHLNRALCYFIKQHKMLDEDVEQLIELYTKQCAIEMNCLDLSRIGMVFAMDGVDPQSGKQIMPTDVARICKTFMVTCGMYNASGEFAIKIGVPAKSGVSGGIMGTVSGKYGIGIFGPALDEKGNSIGGIKLLELLSTKYKLSLF; from the coding sequence ATGGCATGTCAATCAAGTGATGAATTAGAAGTATTAGTGAAAGAGGCGAGGGCCTTTACAAAAAAGGGCAAGATTGCAGACTATATTCCTGCACTTGGAAAGGCAAATCCAAATGATTTATCAATAGCCCTTTATTATCCTGATGGGCGATGTATTTCAGCAGGGGATATAGAAAAAAAGATTACACTCCAAAGTGTATCAAAAGTGATCAGCCTAGCCCTCGTTTTGATGGATAGAGGACAGGACTATGTGTTTGAGCGCGTTGGCATGGAACCGACTGGAGACCCTTTTAATTCAATTATCAAATTGGAAACGATCGCCCCAGGTAAACCGTTAAATCCGATGATTAATGCAGGAGCACTTGTTGTGACACATATGATAAAAGGAAATTCTGTTAATGAGAGGTTCCAGCGACTGTTATCCTTTATTAGGGAAATGACCAACGATTCAACCATTAGCTATAATGAAGAAGTTGCACGATCTGAATTTGAAACGGCTCATTTAAACCGGGCTTTATGCTATTTTATAAAGCAGCATAAAATGTTAGATGAGGACGTTGAACAGCTAATAGAGTTATATACGAAGCAGTGTGCCATTGAAATGAATTGTTTGGATTTGTCCAGAATTGGTATGGTGTTTGCAATGGATGGAGTAGATCCACAAAGTGGTAAACAAATCATGCCTACAGACGTAGCTCGTATTTGCAAAACATTTATGGTGACATGTGGCATGTATAATGCTTCTGGAGAGTTTGCCATCAAAATTGGGGTACCAGCTAAAAGTGGTGTATCTGGCGGTATTATGGGAACTGTTTCAGGGAAATATGGCATTGGTATTTTCGGTCCTGCTTTAGACGAAAAAGGTAATAGTATCGGTGGAATAAAATTATTAGAATTGTTATCAACAAAATATAAGTTGAGTTTGTTTTGA
- a CDS encoding Uma2 family endonuclease yields MSLPHDRTISLREFYTLREKTDDLLEYSDGIVFMTPSPSTKHQRISGRLHAKLFHFLDGSGCEVFHAPFDVELQSKNAEEKHIVIPDLLVICNKSGLSDNKFSGAPDLIIEILSPSNQSHDLVYKLNLYMQAGVKEYWIVNPMLHIIQVYQLDPNGQYQQVDALKETGIITSTILNGFQVNLDEIFA; encoded by the coding sequence ATGAGCTTACCTCATGATAGAACCATTTCACTGCGAGAATTTTATACATTGCGCGAAAAGACAGATGACCTCCTAGAATATTCTGATGGGATCGTTTTTATGACTCCATCGCCATCAACTAAACATCAGCGTATTTCTGGACGCCTACATGCCAAGCTATTTCATTTTCTTGATGGGAGTGGGTGCGAAGTTTTCCACGCTCCATTTGATGTAGAGCTTCAAAGTAAAAACGCAGAAGAAAAACACATTGTCATACCGGATCTTTTGGTCATTTGCAATAAAAGCGGTTTATCGGATAACAAGTTTTCGGGTGCTCCCGATCTGATTATTGAAATATTAAGTCCGTCCAATCAATCCCATGATTTAGTTTACAAATTGAACTTATATATGCAAGCCGGGGTTAAAGAGTATTGGATCGTTAATCCAATGCTCCATATTATCCAAGTGTATCAATTAGACCCTAATGGGCAATACCAACAAGTCGATGCTCTAAAAGAAACCGGAATCATTACATCAACAATATTAAATGGCTTTCAAGTAAACCTGGATGAGATATTTGCCTAA
- the cidR gene encoding cidABC operon transcriptional activator CidR has translation MDIKHLQYFIEVSNFNSFSRAANHLFITQPTISKMIKNLEMELGVALFDRSRKQLVLTDAGRIILEQAKLIDKAFKNLEVELDNLTGLKKGHIRIGLPPIFDAHHFLKIVGSFHEKYPEITFQLVEDGSKKIEEDVRNNLLDVGVVVLPTKNDIFDHFSFMEEDLKLLLHPSHPLADKEEVNLAELANESFILFNKDFALNDRIIHFCNSVGFNPHIVSESSQRSFIEEMVASKLGVSLLPSSVCNNLNKDVKSVKVINPSISWNLAIIWAKNQYFSYAAKEWLKFTKDQLTRCYREN, from the coding sequence TTGGATATCAAGCATTTACAATATTTTATCGAGGTGTCAAATTTCAATAGTTTTTCTCGTGCCGCAAATCATTTATTTATTACTCAACCGACCATTAGTAAAATGATTAAAAACTTGGAGATGGAGTTGGGGGTTGCTTTATTTGATCGGTCTCGAAAACAATTAGTGCTTACTGATGCAGGCCGCATCATTTTAGAGCAAGCAAAATTAATTGATAAAGCATTTAAGAATTTGGAAGTGGAATTGGACAATCTTACAGGACTAAAGAAGGGCCATATTCGCATTGGTTTGCCGCCCATATTTGATGCGCATCATTTTCTCAAAATTGTTGGCAGTTTTCATGAAAAGTATCCCGAGATTACTTTCCAATTAGTGGAGGATGGCTCCAAGAAAATAGAAGAAGATGTCAGAAATAATCTTCTTGATGTTGGTGTGGTTGTTCTTCCGACTAAGAACGACATCTTTGACCATTTCTCTTTTATGGAAGAGGATCTAAAGCTACTTCTTCACCCATCACACCCTCTTGCTGATAAAGAGGAAGTTAATTTAGCTGAATTGGCTAATGAATCATTCATATTGTTTAATAAGGACTTTGCCCTTAACGACCGAATTATTCATTTTTGCAATAGTGTCGGCTTTAATCCTCATATTGTTTCAGAGAGTTCGCAACGATCTTTTATTGAAGAAATGGTTGCAAGCAAGCTAGGAGTTTCTCTTTTACCTAGCAGTGTTTGCAATAATTTAAATAAAGATGTGAAGTCTGTCAAAGTGATAAACCCTTCTATCAGCTGGAATTTAGCGATTATTTGGGCCAAGAATCAATACTTCTCCTATGCTGCAAAAGAATGGCTGAAGTTCACCAAAGACCAGCTGACACGATGTTATCGAGAAAATTAA
- a CDS encoding terpene synthase, which translates to MISLNRILKLRDLEIFNVLKNGNILAYVVIEDTRNPFTEEDKKMDPLCYMDEEDINKILNVFRISLINDEAFTKEDSITLRTYFSDFVNNTNLTNFIIKEYIQEDLYDNDDNIESFNKILQNIGSNYIIEEFDEINWIYLSQD; encoded by the coding sequence ATGATATCACTTAATAGAATTTTAAAATTGCGTGATTTAGAAATTTTCAATGTATTAAAGAATGGAAATATTTTAGCTTATGTAGTAATTGAGGATACTAGAAATCCTTTTACAGAAGAAGATAAAAAAATGGATCCTTTATGTTATATGGACGAAGAAGACATTAATAAGATTTTAAATGTTTTTAGAATTTCATTAATTAATGATGAAGCTTTTACAAAAGAAGATTCAATTACTTTGAGAACGTACTTTTCGGATTTTGTGAATAATACAAATTTGACGAATTTCATTATTAAGGAATATATTCAAGAAGATTTGTATGATAATGATGATAATATAGAGTCTTTCAATAAGATTTTACAAAATATAGGTTCAAATTATATTATTGAAGAATTTGATGAAATAAATTGGATTTATTTATCTCAAGATTAA